The proteins below come from a single Candidozyma auris chromosome 3, complete sequence genomic window:
- the PRE1 gene encoding proteasome core particle subunit beta 4, which yields MDIILGVRVQDATLVATSKAFTRGISVLKDSDDKTRPLNAHNLMAFTGESGDTVQFAEYIQANIQLYSMRENDIELSPKATASFVRNQLATSIRSRKPYQVNVLLGGFDTKTNTPSLNWIDYLGTQTELPYGAHGYAAFYCVSLFDRHYRPDMSVEEGKELLRMSLAELQKRMPIEFKGVYVKQVDAEGIKEVEL from the coding sequence ATGGATATCATCTTGGGAGTTAGAGTCCAGGATGCCACACTTGTTGCCACGTCCAAAGCATTCACCAGAGGAATCTCTGTTTTGAAAGATCTGGACGACAAAACCAGACCTTTGAACGCCCACAATCTAATGGCCTTCACAGGAGAATCTGGGGACACCGTTCAGTTTGCAGAGTACATCCAGGCCAACATCCAGTTATACAGCATGAGAGAGAACGACATCGAGTTGCTGCCCAAAGCAACGGCGTCTTTTGTCAGAAATCAATTGGCCACTTCCAtcagatcaagaaaaccGTACCAAGTGAACGTGTTATTGGGAGGATTCGACACGAAAACCAACACTCCCAGCTTGAATTGGATAGACTACTTGGGTACTCAGACAGAGCTTCCCTACGGTGCCCACGGTTACGCAGCGTTCTACTGTGTGTCGTTGTTTGACCGCCACTACCGTCCGGACATGAGTGTAGAGGAGGGGAAGGAGTTGTTGCGGATGAGCTTGGCAGAATTGCAGAAGAGAATGCCCATTGAGTTCAAGGGGGTGTATGTGAAGCAGGTGGATGCCGAGGGGATCAAGGAGGTGGAGCTTTGA
- the RIB5 gene encoding riboflavin synthase — MFTGLVETIGTVLEYNELDSTSSGGNGVSMVIGNCSEILGDVHLGDSICTNGVCLTVTEFDEKRSYFKVGVAPETLRRSNLGDLRVNSPVNLERAVTSEVRLGGHVVQGHVDTIATITKKVADGNAIAFTFQLRERENINYIVEKGFIAIDGTSLTVTHVDYETAEFSIMLVSYSQEKVILSKKEVGHTVNIEVDFTGKLIEKQIELTLEGQLKKQNSPLVKLIEGIVEKKLAK, encoded by the coding sequence ATGTTCACGGGTCTTGTGGAGACGATTGGCACTGTTCTCGAGTACAATGAGCTCGACTCAACCTCTTCAGGAGGTAATGGTGTGCTGATGGTAATTGGCAACTGCTCTGAGATCTTGGGAGACGTCCATTTGGGAGACTCGATTTGCACCAATGGTGTTTGCCTTACCGTGACCGAATTTGACGAAAAGAGGAGTTACTTCAAGGTTGGGGTTGCTCCAGAAACACTCAGAAGATCGAATTTGGGGGATCTTCGTGTCAATTCGCCTGTGAATTTGGAAAGAGCCGTGACTTCGGAAGTGAGGCTCGGTGGACACGTTGTGCAAGGCCATGTGGATACAATTGCAACAATAACGAAAAAGGTTGCTGATGGAAATGCCATAGCTTTCACTTTCCAGCTCCGTGAGCGTGAGAACATCAATTACATTGTCGAGAAGGGTTTCATTGCCATTGACGGGACTTCCCTCACGGTGACTCATGTTGACTACGAGACCGCAGAGTTTTCCATTATGTTGGTGAGTTATTCTCAGGAGAAGGTGATCTTgtccaagaaagaagtGGGACACACGGTGAACATCGAGGTGGATTTCACCGGTAAGTTGATTGAGAAGCAGATCGAGTTGACCTTGGAGGGCcagctcaagaagcagaattCCCCTCTTGTGAAGTTGATCGAGGGGattgttgagaagaagcttgcaaAGTAA
- the PRP22 gene encoding DEAH-box ATP-dependent RNA helicase PRP22 has translation MKQESPDAAQSSLLITLGSLVNKHLQISDDDNTIGSFLVKLHETATSDNRDKEGFVAFKEEVVKNGGDEFPSDFLRAVYDAIMEERRGIVKQEPSERLKVDSKVKQEPYTQVKREDDLESQLKQEALKFPGLALPNGSVERGQTAVKSESTQITSTSDPVQIGKIYKGTVSNIAAFGAFVRLHGARGDVSGLCHVSKLAYDGRRVPKAENAVKLGQEVFVKVTAMSDRDSRGRQKISLSMVGIDQLSGIDRSDEVGTESRGRTYQRQQQKRRKLTSPERWEIRQLIASGAASAADYPELNGANEDKESQDFDDDDEAVDIELNTKEPSFLKGQTSGLGAGMGVNPLLILKNPEGSMSRAAMNGSKLVKEFKEEKAERQRQLERESRLARDSSDPLAELKREEIIKDKVIAEWRQSQSKQRSDLKNLPKKSIREQRESLPVFAMRSQLVQAIMDNQFLVIVGETGSGKTTQIVQYIYEEALNIDGEKEKLIGCTQPRRVAAVSVAKRVAEEVGCKVGEEVGYYIRFEDVTSPKTKIKYMTDGMLQREALLDPTMSKYSVIMLDEAHERTIATDVLFALLKKAAKSNPNLKVIVTSATLDSGKFASFFNDCPVINIPGRTFPVETLFSREPEPDYLAAALDCVMQIHIAEAEGDILVFLTGQEEIDTSCEVLYSRIKTLGSAVPELIILPIFEPAPPGARKVVLATNIAETSITIDGIRYVVDPGYVKVNAYDPKLGMDSLVVSPISQAQANQRAGRAGRTGPGKCYRLYTEQAFKHEMLPNSIPEIQRQNLSLTILMLKAMGINDLLNFEFMDPPPAQTMVNALHDLYNLDALDEQGFLTSFGRKMSEFPMEPALAKTVIESTELECVDEVLTIVAMLSVQSVFNRPKDKQAAADQKKQRFHSVYGDHITLLNVYRAWDLNGRSAGWCKDNFIHERSMRRALDVRKQLCQILSRFRIPITSCGSDTVAVRKAFCSGFFRNSAKRDPHEGLYNTLVDQTPVSMHPSSALYGKSSEYVIYHTVLVTTKEYMHCVSVIDPRWLLELAPRFFKKSDPTSEKKKKEKIVPLYNRFAENQDAWRLSSQIEAKKRALEQLNQ, from the exons ATGAAGCAAGAGCTGCCAGATGCTGCTCAATCTTCTCTCCTAATAACGCTAGGACTGCTAGTGAACAAACATCTCCAGATTAGCGATGACGACAACACCATAGGCAGTTTCCTTGTTAAGCTCCACGAGACTGCTACATCTGATAATCGGGACAAAGAAGGGTTTGTGGCCTTTAAAGAGGAGGTGGTTAAGAATGGCGGCGATGAGTTTCCCAGTGACTTTCTACGAGCTGTGTACGATGCGATCATGGAAGAGAGAAGGGGAATAGTCAAGCAGGAGCCTTCAGAGAGATTAAAGGTAGATCTGAAAGTGAAACAAGAACCATATACACAAGTAAAGAGGGAAGATGATCTAGAACTGCAATTAAAGCAGGAAGCACTTAAGTTCCCTGGGCTAGCGCTACCGAATGGGTCTGTTGAGCGAGGTCAGACCGCCGTCAAATCTGAGTCAACCCAGATCACTCTGACCAGTGACCCTGTGCAAATTGGCAAAATATATAAGGGCACGGTTTCCAACATTGCTGCGTTTGGGGCGTTTGTGAGGCTACATGGAGCAAGGGGCGACGTTTCTGGTTTGTGTCATGTGTCTAAACTAGCATACGATGGTCGAAGAGTGCCCAAAGCAGAAAATGCCGTGAAATTGGGGCAAGAAGTGTTTGTGAAGGTAACAGCCATGTCAGATCGAGATCTGCGTGGTCGCCAGAAGATTTCCTTGTCGATGGTGGGCATTGACCAGCTTTCTGGAATAGACCGGCTGGATGAGGTAGGAACTGAAAGCCGAGGACGCACGTATCAACGTCAGCAAcaaaaaaggagaaaattAACGTCACCAGAGCGATGGGAGATCCGCCAGCTCATTGCCTCGGGCGCTGCACTGGCGGCAGACTACCCTGAGTTGAATGGGGCGAACGAGGATAAGGAGAGTCAGGATttcgatgatgacgatgaggCAGTGGACATCGAGCTTAATACAAAAGAACCGTCTTTTTTAAAGGGCCAGACTTCGGGGTTAGGAGCTGGCATGGGGGTCAACCCGTTgctcattttgaagaaccCTGAGGGCTCAATGAGTCGTGCAGCCATGAACGGATCCAAATTGGTAAAAGAgttcaaagaagagaaagcgGAGAGACAGAGACAACTTGAAAGGGAGTCGAGGCTAGCACGAGATTCTAGTGATCCATTAGCTGAACTAAAGCGTGAGGAGATTATAAAAGATAAAGTCATTGCCGAGTGGAGACAGAGTCAACTGAAACAGCGGTctgacttgaagaatttACCCAAGAAATCAATACGTGAACAAAGGGAAAGCTTGCCGGTGTTTGCAATGCGGTCACAACTAGTACAGGCGATCATGGATAATCAGTTCTTGGTGATCGTTGGAGAAACAGGGTCTGGTAAAACGACACAAATCGTCCAGTACATTTACGAGGAGGCATTGAACATTGATGGTgaaaaggagaagcttATTGGCTGCACACAACCCAGACGAGTGGCTGCTGTCTCTGTGGCCAAAAGAgttgctgaagaagttggttgcaaagtaGGTGAGGAAGTTGGTTACTACATTCGATTTGAAGACGTGACTTCGCCAAAAACGAAAATCAAGTATATGACAGACGGTATGCTTCAAAGAGAGGCGCTACTCGATCCAACTATGTCGAAGTATCTGGTGATCATGTTGGATGAGGCTCACGAACGTACAATAGCAACCGATGTCTTGTTTGCCctattgaagaaagctgcAAAGCTGAACCCAAATCTCAAAGTTATTGTGACGTCTGCCACGCTTGACCTGGGAAAATTTGCTTCGTTCTTCAATGATTGCCCGGTGATTAACATTCCAGGGCGTACTTTCCCAGTTGAAACACTATTTTCTCGAGAGCCTGAGCCAGATTACTTGGCAGCAGCCCTCGACTGTGTTATGCAAATACACATTGCAGAAGCTGAAGGCGATAttttggttttcttgactggtcaagaagaaatcgatACCAGTTGTGAGGTACTCTACTCGAGAATCAAAACGCTCGGGTCTGCTGTTCCTGAGCTAATAATCCTCCCG ATTTTCGAGCCCGCTCCTCCGGGCGCTAGAAAGGTTGTATTGGCAACTAACATCGCCGAGACGTCTATTACCATCGACGGAATCCGCTACGTTGTTGACCCAGGCTACGTCAAGGTGAATGCGTACGACCCAAAGTTGGGTATGGATTCATTGGTGGTTTCGCCTATTTCGCAGGCGCAAGCAAACCAAAGAGCTGGTCGTGCTGGTCGTACGGGGCCAGGTAAGTGCTACAGGCTCTACACGGAACAAGCGTTCAAGCACGAGATGCTTCCAAACCTGATCCCGGAGATTCAGAGGCAGAACCTTTCACTTACCATATTGATGCTCAAAGCTATGGGAATCAATGATCTATTGAATTTTGAATTCATGGATCCACCGCCAGCTCAAACAATGGTTAATGCCTTGCATGATTTGTATAATCTCGATGCACTAGATGAACAAGGCTTTCTCACGTCTTTCGGTAGAAAGATGTCTGAGTTCCCGATGGAGCCGGCTCTTGCCAAGACCGTGATTGAGTCCACCGAGCTTGAATGCGTTGACGAGGTCCTCACGATAGTGGCGATGCTCTCGGTGCAATCTGTGTTCAATAGGCCCAAGGACAAGCAAGCAGCCGCTgaccaaaaaaaacaacGGTTTCATTCGGTATATGGAGATCACATCACGTTGCTAAATGTGTATCGGGCTTGGGATCTCAATGGCCGATCGGCAGGGTGGTGTAAAGACAATTTTATCCACGAACGAAGCATGAGGAGAGCGTTGGACGTGCGCAAGCAGCTCTGCCAGATCTTGTCACGGTTCAGGATCCCAATCACAAGCTGTGGATCCGACACCGTTGCTGTTCGAAAAGCCTTCTGTTCTGGTTTCTTCAGAAATTCAGCCAAGAGAGATCCCCACGAGGGACTTTACAACACCTTGGTCGACCAGACCCCTGTTAGCATGCACCCGCTGCTGGCGCTTTACGGCAAGCTGAGTGAGTACGTGATCTACCACACGGTTCTtgtcaccaccaaagaatACATGCACTGTGTGAGCGTGATAGACCCTCGGTGGCTATTGGAGTTAGCACcgagattcttcaagaagagcgaTCCTACCagtgagaaaaagaagaaagagaaaattgtACCCTTGTACAATCGGTTTGCCGAGAACCAGGACGCATGGCGACTTTCATCCCAGATCGAAGCAAAGAAGCGGGCGTTGGAGCAGCTCAATCAATGA